The DNA sequence GATGGGCGTGGGGGCGCTACAGGCCCACTGAACATGCTGATCAAAGGACGGGGAAGGGTTCTGCTATCAAGCCCCACTTTCTGCTGAGCGCGCTACTTGTGGGTTCGATTGTGCTCGTTGGGAGTAGCTTCAAGGATCTTGCTACGATAGAAGAGCGGCGATCGGCGTACCCTACCTACCAGGAGAGGTTCTCTCCAAGATACTGGAATCCAGGACATATCGGCCTTCAAGAACTCGATGTGTAGGTGCTCTGGTGCAGAGCCGAGCGGCAGTCGCCTGTATCCGTGTTGTGCCGACCTCGGTGTAGAGACTGCTACGTTGATGCGTGTGCAGAACCGTGGACTGAAGCTAACCTCGCTTCGATCTTTCGGGCAGACACGACCTTCTCTTTACCCAATCAGAGACCCTTCATGGCTCCCTCCAGTTCTTCGTCCACGACGTGCGTGTAGATCATCGTCGTCGAGAGATCGGAGTGGCCGAGCGCCTTCTGGACGAGCCGGATCTTTCCAGCCGATCGGTAGAGCCGCGTGGCAAAGGTATGCCTCAAGGTGTGCGGGGAGACGCGCTCCACTTCTTCAATGCCTGCATCCCGGGCATACCGTTTGACCGACCGGCGGAGGTGGGAAGTCGCCACCTGCGTTCCCTTCGACGTCGGTAGTAGGTAATCGGCTTTCGGGGCTTTCTCTTGCCGCCGGTCCATCCAGCCTTGAAGCTCCTCCAGAATCTCTTCTCCGATCCAGAGCGTCCGGTCCTTCGCGCCTTTTCCCTCTCGGACCATGAGCTTCCCGCTCATCAGATCAATACGCTCGGGCCGGAGCGCCGTCGCTTCGGAAGCCCGGAGACCGGCCTTGAGCATGATCCGCATGTAGAGGTAGTCCCGACAGGGGCCGAAGTATCGCTGGTTGGGCTGAGCCAGGAGCCGATCGGTTTCTTCCTCGGTGAGAACCCGAGGTAGCTTGTCCGGGCGGGCCATCGGGCGAGAGGTGGGTTGGAAAACGGTCTAGAAGTGAGGCAAGACTCTCTGCTTCGGAAGAACCCGCCAACCGCCCAATTGTTACGCTTTGCCCTCTTTCCGTAACGCATGCGCGGCCTTAAACGGCATTCCCACCAACTGGCGGAATTGCGTAACGCATTCACGATCGGTCCGGCTCCCCTCCGCCTAAGAGAACTCTCCTCTACGCAGGTATCTCTTCATCTGCTACTCCTGAGCTGTAACCCTTCAAGGCGGTTCTCCCCAAGTGGGAGGGACTCACTGCGCGATGGGCACTGACACAAAGCATCACTGCACTCCAAGCGCCGACTGACTTTCCTTGACAGAGGCCTTGGTAGAGGTCCGGGCTCGATCTTTGTCCTTGCTTCGTTTGCAAACGGACCTCCTAGACATAACATTATGAATTGTTGAAATTTTCGGTACCTAATTTTACAAACAGCGCAGCGAAGTCCACACGCCGCACTACTTGGTTTTCAAGGCCTCTCGTCTTACCTGTCGCTCAGTCGCCGATGCAGTCGAGCACTTCCCGAGTTTGGTTTGTCCTTGCGCTTTTCTCCCTCTCAATTCTCGTCTCCTGCGACTCAGGGGGAGGCACGCCCGAGCCGGATGAACCTTCTGAAGTAAGCGTGGAGGTGACCGGTACAGTCACGTCGGCTGAGAACGACGAGCCGATCGGTGGCGTCTCTGTTGAGGTCCTCCGGGCCGACAACGGAAATACCTTGGCGTCCGCCACCACTGACACCACTGGAAGCTACGAGGCTACGTTTACGATCGAGGAGCCTAGCGCGCCAGACCAGATTCGGCTGGAGCTGTCTGCCGAAGGGTTCGTAGACAAGGAAGTCTCAACCGGCTTCCAGCCTTCGGTCAGCGAAGACGTGACGCTTGAGGTTATGTCTGTGGAGGCAACGGCCTCCGGCACGGTCACGGACAGCGACACAGGAGACCCGATTGAGGGAGCCTCTGTCACCGGCACGCGCCCTGACGGTGGTGAACAGCTTTTCGAGGCGACTACCTCTTCGGATGGGACGTACGAGGCGACCTTTGAGGTGGCTGACGAGCCGAGTGAGGTCACGATTCAGGCAGATGATGAGAACTTCGAGTCTGGAGAACAGGTCGTCAGCTTCGGCCAGCAGATTACCACTGACTTCAGCCTTCAACCCGCAACCACCGAGGTGACTGTTTCAGGGACGGTGAGCGACTCAAGCAGCAGCGACCCGATTGAAGGAGCTACCATAACTGGAACTCGCGTCGATGATGGAGATCAACTTTTCGAAACTAGCGCCGCCTCAAGTGGAGAATATGAGTCATCATTTACTGTAGACGCACCCAGCGCGCCCAATGAGCTACGGGTGGAGGCCAACGCGGATAGCTTCAGGGCGGAAGAGAAAACCGTCGGCTTTGCCTCTTCAGTAAGTCAAGACTTCGAGCTTGTAAAGAACAGATTCTCTCTAGACTTGAGTGTCGACGGAGACGGCTCAATTGAGACTAATCTGGTATCTGGTGACCTGAGTGAAAATGGGTATCTCCTCGGTTCAGAGGTAGAAATTGAAGTTCTTCCCAACGGAGAGAATATATTCTTCGGGTGGTCTGGAGACATAGATAAGAGCGAGAATCCAGCAACTATAGAGATTACGGAGAATACTAGCGCTACCGCGGAAGTAGGTACCCCACAAGATGGATTGAGTCTGGGTATAGGACTCGTTCAGATAGGGTCTACGATTGATGAGGCTTCCTTTTCCCTTTCAAACGATTTACCTGAAGAGGTAATCGTGACTGGGTTTACCCTGCTTGACCAAAACGACACAGAGGTTATAAATACGTCTGATAACCTGACAATAGACCAAGGCGACTCAAGTGGATTTAGCGTGAGCTTTGGAATAGGACCGACTCCGGAAGAATTTGAGCAGTATCAGACGATATGGGAGTTTGAGTTCAGAGGAAGTACCTTCGAGAAAGAGGTAGTGGTTGGAGACGTGTACTCCCCATCTGATCCATTCAGCTTGGATAAAAGCGCGAACATGATAGAGCTGAGGGTCGAGGAGTAGCAGGTATCAAGCGGCTTCGACTTCCAGGACACCTGACAAGCAATAATGAGCGACTACCCGGCGCTTCAGTGGGAAGAGTAAAGCCGATCCAAGGTGGTGCCACAGGCTGGGAAGCAGAAAGGCGTTCAGGTCGACGTGAGCGTCTTTCGGGCGAGTGTGTTTTCCACCTTCAGGTCTCGGTGCCCGGTCTAGCGGCGCTTCCTAGAGCCCTGGGACCTCCCGAAACTCCTCAACGCGGCACGAGAATGCGACCGATGTCCCGCCCGTAAAGGCGGGTTTTTACTCACTAGAGCTCGGTTCAGCAGCAAACTGCCGAGCAGGAGGCTTTCCCATCTGGTAGAAGTAGCCGCCGATGAGGTCATCTTTCAGCTCCTGTAGGACATGCTCCTGCCGCCCTGCCCCGGTCAGGGGAGCCCAAGCCACCGCTTTTTCTCCGGCCAACCGCGAGGCGGCAGCGAGTGCTCCGCCCGAGCCCCGCCTCGAATATCCCACCTGCAAAAGCTCATGGGTGTTGGGGTCCAGCACCTTGTACAAAACCGGAGTGCCATTTCTAGACTCCCTCAGCTCCTTGCCCGCAGCGCTCCAGCTCATTCCCTGCCCTGTGCCCCTGCAGCCGGCCAGGGAGGTCCAGCGTTTTCCCATCCATAGCTCAGAATGGGGTTCCCGCTTTGGGCGAGGCAGAGGGGCGCTGCTCGGCCGGATCCGGTAGGGGAATCCCACTTCGGGAAATCCCACTTTGGAGCCCTCGCCCGCGAGCTGCTCTCCTTCCCAAACCGTGCTGCGGCGGTGGTTTGCGACGGAGGACATCCGCGCCTCCAGGCGGTACTCCCACAGCAGGCGCGACTCGAGGCCCTTTCGCCACTGCGCCGCGTCTAAGCGAGGATCTCTCCGCCCCTCGTGATGGGCCGCGTAGAAGGAGATCTCGTACTCGAGCCCATAGGCTTCTCGCAGGTGAGCGAGGCGCCGGGCCGCGTGCTTGGTGCTGGAAAAGTCCCGCGCCGAACGCCGGTTTAGCCGCGCCCAGGTGCCCAAGATCCGCTTCGATAAGTCCGAGCACTCGCCTACGTATACCATTTGCCCTAGGCTAGCGGATCGGATCCGGTAAACTCCAGGCGCATCTGGAACAGTTGTCGGAGTCCTGCCAGTCGATGTGGCCCGGGCGGCGTTTTGCCACCGGGACCACTTGAGGTTACACCAGTCTGAGGAGAAGCACTGCATACGTGTGGTTTCTTACCGTGTGGGTTTTTGACGTGTGGATTTTGGACGTGTGGGTTTTTGAAACCGGATGCTCGGGCTCAGCTGAACAGGTCCTGCCCGCCTGCAGGCTTCCTAGCCGCAAGCTCAGGGAAGCTCTCGTTTGAGCGCCAGCGCAGCTGCTTCATCGGACGCTCGAGGCAGTACCTGTTCATCGCCTTCACCAAAAGCGCGAGCTTCGCCTTCCGCGAGAGGTTGTCGTAGCCCTTCCGCATCTTGTCTTTCAAGAGGCTGATCGGGTTCTTCGCGCCTTTCTCTCCGTACTCCTCTTCCCAGTCGACCGCCGGGAAGTTCTTATCGTAGAGGAAGCCGTCGAAGAAGTAGTCCGCCCGCACCGGGAAGGTGGGCTTGTAGGCGAAGTAGGCAAATGCCATGAGGCTCCTCGGCATCTTGCCAGCCAAGGCGCCCTTGTCCGAACCGGTCTTCTCGATCGTCTCAACGAGGCGCTTGCGGCAAGCCGTCGCGATGTCGACGATGACCGAGTTGCTGACGTTTTCGTAGCGGTGCAGCTCCTCGAGCCGGCCCTGCTTCCAAAGCGCAAGAAGCCGGCAGACGGCTGCCATCTCCTCCGCGCTCTTGAAGCCCTCGATCCGGAGCACGTCCGCGCCGGTCCGCTTCACGCCCACGTCGGCGATTTTGAAGGCGTCGGGATCGAGGCCGAATGCAACCAGGCACTCGACGCTCTCCCCTCGCCCGAGCTGCGTGATCGCCTTCAGGCGGTGCTGGCCGTTTATGAGCTTGTCGGTATAGGAAAACGCGATCGCGTCGGGGCTTACCATCCACTCCCCATCGCGCATTTGCTCCGCGTACCGGTCGACGCGATCCTCCCGCACCTTCCGGTTCGAGCGGTTTTTCTTCAGCCACTCCTTTGCCATTTCCGGAGTGACCTCGACAACCGCACACTCGATGTCCTTCTTGCTTCCAGGGACAGCGTAGCCAATCGCATCTTCCGGGACGCTAGATAGAGAAATGGGGCCCTTGGTGTCGCTGTACTTCATGTAACTGGGTTTTTGTAAGCGTTAAAGTGGTAGGTAAGAGCTTCCGGTCAGGCAGGCCTCGTGTCACGGGCTATGTCATAGGCTTCATGCCGTAGGCGGTGGCGTGTTGGGCGTCTGAGCCGTGTCGTTCCGGCTCGGCGGCGCCTGGTTGGGCTGCTGCCCGCCTTGCTGAGGCTGGCCGCCTTGCTGGGGCTGCCGGCCGTTGCGCTGGCCGCCTTGCTGAGGCTGGCCATTGCTAGCCTGCCGTGGCTGCCCGTTGCTGGCCTGGCGCGGCTGCTGCTGGGGCTGCTGTCCGCCTTGGCGCCGCTGCTGGCCGCCGCCACTATTGTCTGGGAGGTGCTGGCGCGGAGGAGCTCCGCTGCCGCCCTGCTGGCCGCCGCCACTGTCGTTCGGAAGGCGGGGCGGGTCCTCTTCCTGAGCCGGAAGCCCAAAGACGTCCTGCCGCACCTCCTTGAACGTGTCGATTACGTCCTGGTCGGTGTCCGGGTAGCGCTGGCTAATCACCGCCTCGGTGCCCTCGTGCAGGTCCGTGAAGAGCACGTTCTGGCTGTTGCCGCTGCGGCGCTCGTCCGGGAGAGTGGGCTCGATCGTGAGGATCGAGCTAGGGTTCTCAATCTCCGCAAGATCCGAGAGCAGGCTCTTCGACGTGTTGGTGAAGAAGCCGGTCTCGATCATGATCGTCCCTTCGCCCGTCTCCACGCGCAAGCGCAGCTTGTGGGACGTCCCGTAATCGTTTGTCCGCGTGAAGTGGCTCACGTCCTCGACGCGGCCCGCGACGCAGCGAGCAGGCGGCCGGATCGGGTTCTGGTCGTCGTCGAGCATGTGGCCGTAGTCGAAGCTCTGGCGGTTGAGGAAGAGATACTGACTCTCTCCCTCCGGGCTGGTCTCTCGGAAGCCGGTCTCAATGCCGTCATCGCTGGCGTCCTCGCTGAGAGCGGCCTCAAGGGTGTCCAGAAGAGCGTTTACGTTGGGGTGGTTGTCCATAGTGGGTAGTGGGTTGGTGGTTGGAAAAATGTCTTAGGCGCTAAAGCCGATTGGCTCTCCTGCGAGCCAATGCTGGCCGTAGCTGGTGTTGTGAATGAGCTCGATTCCTCCCATTGGCTCGAATAGGCCTCGGCGGCCTGTCGTCTCTGGCTGCCAATGGACCTGGACAATGGCGTACTCGCCGCCGGTTTGCCCAGGAAACGCGACGCGAGGCAGATTGGCCGCCTCGCTGAGATCGGTGATGGGCTCGAAGCCCAAGTCTCTCATCTTTGGCCCGATCAGCTTTGGGGCGTTGGTGGGGGCTAAAATTTTTGGCCCCAAATCGGTTGCGCGCCCTGGCAGCGCGCACAGGAAGAGCAGTCCCGGCGGGAGGGAGTGCGCCAAAGCGCCGAGCAGGCCGCGGGTAGCATGTCCGCTGGCGGCCTGGCCGGCGCTATTGGCATGTTTGGGGTGATGGCCAGCGCGGTCATGGGCGGGCCGAAGGCAGGCCGGGCGGCCCTGACCAAGCTGGGCAAGAGCCTGAAAGGCGGGAAGGCCGACGACGCGTACCAGGCGCTCAAAGGCGGCAGCAAAAGCGCCGACGAGGGCGTAACCAGCGCCAAAAAGCTCGCAAGGAAACGCGACGACTTCACCCAGGGAGCCAGCGCGGACAAGGCGCTTATCGGCCAAAGCCGCGCGGAGGGCCAAACCGACTACTTCGAGAAGGCCGTCAACCAGTCTTCAAGTGGCCTCACCGCCGGAGAGAAGGTCGGCGCCGCGGCCCGCCGGGAGGCGGAGGCCGCGGGGATGGAAGGCGGCTCCGCGAGCATCAGCCGCTTTCTCTCTACCTCCGGCCTGAAGCCCGCAGCGAAGCTACAAAGGCGAGGCAAGAGCTGGCGCGAGACGAAGCAGGGCAAGGGCGCGTTCAAAACCTTGATGGACGC is a window from the Salinibacter pepae genome containing:
- a CDS encoding tyrosine-type recombinase/integrase — translated: MARPDKLPRVLTEEETDRLLAQPNQRYFGPCRDYLYMRIMLKAGLRASEATALRPERIDLMSGKLMVREGKGAKDRTLWIGEEILEELQGWMDRRQEKAPKADYLLPTSKGTQVATSHLRRSVKRYARDAGIEEVERVSPHTLRHTFATRLYRSAGKIRLVQKALGHSDLSTTMIYTHVVDEELEGAMKGL
- a CDS encoding carboxypeptidase-like regulatory domain-containing protein, which translates into the protein MQSSTSRVWFVLALFSLSILVSCDSGGGTPEPDEPSEVSVEVTGTVTSAENDEPIGGVSVEVLRADNGNTLASATTDTTGSYEATFTIEEPSAPDQIRLELSAEGFVDKEVSTGFQPSVSEDVTLEVMSVEATASGTVTDSDTGDPIEGASVTGTRPDGGEQLFEATTSSDGTYEATFEVADEPSEVTIQADDENFESGEQVVSFGQQITTDFSLQPATTEVTVSGTVSDSSSSDPIEGATITGTRVDDGDQLFETSAASSGEYESSFTVDAPSAPNELRVEANADSFRAEEKTVGFASSVSQDFELVKNRFSLDLSVDGDGSIETNLVSGDLSENGYLLGSEVEIEVLPNGENIFFGWSGDIDKSENPATIEITENTSATAEVGTPQDGLSLGIGLVQIGSTIDEASFSLSNDLPEEVIVTGFTLLDQNDTEVINTSDNLTIDQGDSSGFSVSFGIGPTPEEFEQYQTIWEFEFRGSTFEKEVVVGDVYSPSDPFSLDKSANMIELRVEE